Proteins from a single region of Sphingomonas swuensis:
- the mrdA gene encoding penicillin-binding protein 2: MSRITSGQTDLLFSRRMLVVGGAQIAVASALIGRMGWLAIKENDKYNLLSEDNRVQLIIVPPRRGWIVDRSNKPIAINRSDFRVDLIPERMNDVERELSLLAQLLALGPDQVDRIRREIRDSRGFQPVQVAENVPYERYAAITVRLPELPGVEPARGFTRFYPSGAAVGQLVGYVGAANAKEYERERNPLLITPGFKIGKEGLEAILEQRLRGIPGGQRVEVSARGKLIRELTPKPDHSGNTVKLSIDSGLQEYAARRLGEESGSCTIIDCQTGDILCMASMPSYDPNSFSDGIGRTEWKTLSEDPRKPLLNKTVNALYPPGSTLKPMVALALQKHGIDPKETVFCGGGYQLGNRFFRCLGRHGTVNMHRAIAKSCNTYFYSMSNRIGYDAIAPMAHYLGLGEKFDLPLVSQNYGTIPDSEWKRKRYERSKRLVERPDWTRSDTLNAAIGQGFVIVNPLQLAVMASRIAGGRLVQPALLGAHKELAPALDVPPEHLEAVRGGMWEVVNGDGTAGASRITLPGIEMAGKTGTAQVRRLSASASRGQGGDWRYRDHGLFVFFAPFDKPRYAGSVVIEHGMGGARAAAPVAKDVLMHLFDPAAAAKRLGELEAEWGGTLAERTLRRNQAIELAAQQAASAKSPPIAAPAPVPSSVNAPPPAPDDR, encoded by the coding sequence ATGAGCCGGATCACCAGCGGCCAGACCGACCTGCTCTTCTCGCGGCGGATGCTGGTGGTCGGCGGCGCGCAGATTGCCGTGGCGAGCGCGCTGATCGGGCGGATGGGCTGGCTCGCGATCAAGGAGAACGACAAGTATAATCTCCTCTCCGAGGACAATCGGGTCCAGCTGATCATCGTCCCGCCCCGCCGTGGCTGGATTGTCGACCGCTCCAACAAGCCGATTGCCATCAATCGCTCCGATTTTCGGGTCGATCTCATTCCCGAGCGGATGAACGACGTCGAACGTGAGTTGTCCCTCTTGGCCCAGCTGCTCGCCCTTGGTCCCGATCAGGTCGACCGGATCCGCCGCGAGATCCGCGACAGCCGCGGCTTTCAGCCGGTCCAGGTCGCGGAGAACGTGCCCTACGAGCGCTACGCCGCGATCACCGTGCGCTTGCCCGAGCTTCCGGGGGTCGAGCCGGCGCGGGGCTTTACCCGCTTCTATCCATCGGGTGCCGCGGTGGGCCAGCTGGTCGGCTATGTCGGCGCCGCCAATGCCAAGGAATATGAGAGGGAGCGCAATCCGCTGCTGATCACTCCGGGGTTCAAGATCGGCAAGGAAGGCCTGGAAGCGATCCTCGAGCAACGGCTGCGCGGCATCCCTGGCGGCCAGCGAGTCGAAGTCTCGGCGCGCGGCAAGCTGATCCGCGAATTGACGCCAAAGCCCGATCACAGCGGCAACACGGTCAAGCTGTCGATCGACTCCGGGCTACAGGAATATGCCGCCCGCCGCCTCGGCGAGGAAAGCGGCAGCTGTACGATCATCGACTGCCAGACCGGCGACATCCTCTGCATGGCCTCGATGCCGAGCTACGATCCCAACAGCTTCTCCGACGGGATCGGCCGCACCGAGTGGAAGACGCTCTCCGAGGATCCGCGCAAGCCGCTGCTCAACAAGACGGTGAACGCGCTCTACCCGCCGGGTTCGACGCTTAAGCCGATGGTCGCGCTGGCGCTGCAGAAGCACGGCATCGACCCCAAGGAGACGGTGTTCTGTGGCGGCGGCTACCAGCTTGGCAACCGCTTCTTCCGCTGTCTTGGACGGCACGGCACGGTCAACATGCACCGTGCCATCGCCAAGAGCTGCAACACCTATTTCTACTCGATGAGCAATCGCATCGGCTACGACGCGATTGCACCGATGGCGCATTATCTCGGACTGGGAGAGAAGTTCGACCTGCCGCTGGTCAGCCAGAATTACGGCACGATCCCCGACAGCGAATGGAAGCGCAAACGCTACGAGCGTTCGAAGCGGCTGGTCGAGCGACCCGACTGGACCCGCTCGGACACGCTGAATGCCGCGATCGGACAGGGGTTCGTCATCGTCAATCCGCTCCAGCTGGCGGTAATGGCCAGCCGGATTGCCGGCGGCCGACTGGTGCAGCCGGCGCTGCTCGGCGCCCACAAGGAACTCGCGCCCGCGCTCGACGTGCCGCCAGAACATCTGGAGGCCGTGCGCGGCGGCATGTGGGAGGTGGTCAATGGAGACGGCACCGCCGGCGCCTCGCGCATTACCCTTCCCGGGATCGAGATGGCGGGCAAGACCGGCACCGCGCAGGTCCGGCGCCTGTCGGCGAGCGCGAGTCGCGGCCAGGGCGGCGACTGGCGCTACCGAGACCACGGGCTGTTCGTCTTCTTCGCGCCGTTCGACAAGCCGCGCTACGCGGGCTCGGTGGTGATCGAGCACGGCATGGGCGGTGCCCGCGCCGCCGCTCCGGTGGCCAAGGACGTGCTTATGCACCTGTTCGATCCCGCCGCCGCGGCCAAGCGGCTTGGCGAGCTCGAGGCCGAGTGGGGCGGGACGCTTGCCGAGCGGACCTTACGGCGAAATCAGGCGATCGAGCTGGCGGCGCAGCAGGCGGCTTCCGCCAAGTCGCCGCCGATCGCCGCCCCTGCCCCCGTTCCAAGCAGCGTCAACGCGCCGCCTCCCGCGCCGGACGACCGATGA
- the rodA gene encoding rod shape-determining protein RodA — protein MISSALIPQPLARLPWRLIFLISGIGLFGLINLYSAAGGSIQPWAMRQGMAFAMFLTMAIIISGVREATIKQLTIPVYLAIVVMLVLVDLLGFVGKGAQRWLDLGFIRLQPSEFMKPAIALMLARFYDLLPAGDMRSFRAIWPAAALIGVPAGLVILQPDLGTGLMVCFAGVTVMFLAGVPLRWFLIPGTLLAAAVPAIYAFLMHDYQRRRVDIFLDPESDPLGAGYHITQSKIAIGSGGLFGKGYLQGSQSHLQYLPEGHTDFAFATLAEEWGMFGGTIVILAYLLVLRWCLKVAANAPTRFARLSCAGLTAVLFSYFAINLLMVMGLAPVVGIPLPLISYGGSAVMTVMICLGLLMSFERQQRTRSTLS, from the coding sequence ATGATCAGCAGCGCCCTCATTCCCCAGCCGCTCGCCCGCCTTCCCTGGCGGCTGATCTTCCTCATCAGCGGGATCGGCCTGTTCGGCCTCATCAACCTCTATTCGGCGGCGGGCGGCTCAATCCAGCCTTGGGCGATGCGTCAGGGAATGGCTTTCGCCATGTTCTTGACGATGGCGATCATCATCTCGGGCGTGCGCGAGGCGACGATCAAGCAGCTGACCATCCCGGTCTATCTCGCCATCGTCGTCATGCTGGTGCTGGTCGATCTGCTCGGCTTCGTCGGCAAGGGGGCGCAGCGCTGGCTCGATCTCGGCTTCATCCGGCTCCAGCCGTCCGAGTTCATGAAGCCGGCCATCGCACTGATGCTTGCGCGCTTCTACGACCTGCTTCCCGCCGGCGACATGCGCAGCTTCCGCGCGATCTGGCCTGCCGCCGCCCTGATCGGCGTTCCAGCGGGGCTGGTCATCCTCCAGCCCGACCTCGGAACCGGGCTGATGGTCTGCTTCGCCGGGGTCACGGTCATGTTCCTCGCCGGCGTGCCGCTGCGCTGGTTCCTCATTCCCGGAACCCTGCTCGCCGCCGCAGTGCCGGCCATCTACGCCTTCCTGATGCACGACTATCAGCGCCGCCGGGTCGACATCTTCCTCGACCCCGAGAGCGATCCGCTGGGTGCCGGCTATCATATTACCCAGAGCAAGATCGCGATCGGGTCGGGCGGGCTGTTCGGCAAGGGCTATCTCCAGGGCAGCCAGAGCCACCTCCAATATCTGCCCGAGGGCCACACCGACTTCGCCTTCGCGACCTTGGCGGAGGAATGGGGGATGTTCGGCGGGACGATCGTCATCCTCGCCTACCTCCTGGTCCTCCGCTGGTGCCTGAAGGTCGCCGCCAACGCCCCGACGCGCTTTGCGCGCCTCTCCTGCGCGGGGCTGACCGCGGTGCTGTTCAGCTATTTCGCGATCAACCTCCTGATGGTGATGGGGCTCGCTCCGGTCGTCGGAATTCCGCTGCCGCTGATCAGCTACGGCGGCTCGGCGGTGATGACGGTAATGATCTGCCTCGGACTGCTGATGAGCTTCGAGCGCCAGCAGCGGACCCGCTCGACGCTGAGCTGA